A genomic stretch from Acetobacter ascendens includes:
- a CDS encoding LysR family transcriptional regulator: MDLLSALHSFVRVAATGSFSAVSRETGVSQPTISRHIALLEAHYGTTLFARTTRSLTMTEDGRSLLPHAYEVLEILETAETVLGRRRASVSGLVRLGVTTAFGLCLTRRIGELLERHPDLAIEVVMRDAFGDLVEEGLDLAVRVGDIAEGSLIARKLGVVRKWLVAAPSCLNRCGTPMHPRDLPEYPGVVYNYGSSRLDWNFERDGEESVIAPSAVFRANSSEAVLYAVESGLGIGLLPEFQVRDAVASGRLTRLFADWNIPSLPFYAVHTGPRTLPLRTRTVLDFLIEVSADLLREGKLHQAV, from the coding sequence ATGGATCTTCTTTCCGCGCTTCACAGCTTTGTTCGCGTTGCGGCTACAGGCTCGTTTTCTGCCGTCTCGCGTGAGACAGGTGTTAGTCAGCCCACAATTTCCCGCCATATTGCGTTGCTAGAAGCGCATTACGGCACAACGCTGTTTGCGCGCACCACACGCAGCCTCACCATGACAGAAGATGGCAGAAGTCTTCTTCCGCATGCCTATGAAGTGCTGGAAATTCTGGAAACCGCAGAAACAGTGCTGGGCCGCCGCCGTGCTTCTGTTTCTGGCTTGGTGCGTCTGGGCGTAACCACAGCTTTTGGTCTGTGTCTGACACGGCGGATAGGGGAGCTCCTGGAAAGGCACCCTGATTTGGCCATTGAAGTTGTCATGCGCGATGCGTTTGGTGATCTGGTTGAAGAAGGGCTGGATCTGGCTGTACGCGTAGGGGATATAGCCGAAGGTTCTCTTATCGCCCGTAAACTGGGCGTTGTGCGGAAATGGTTGGTGGCTGCGCCATCTTGCCTGAACCGTTGCGGCACGCCTATGCACCCGCGTGATCTGCCGGAATACCCGGGAGTCGTCTATAATTATGGCTCCAGCAGGCTGGATTGGAATTTTGAACGGGATGGTGAAGAGAGCGTTATTGCACCATCGGCTGTTTTCCGGGCCAATAGCAGTGAAGCTGTGCTGTATGCGGTGGAATCTGGGTTAGGCATTGGCCTGCTGCCAGAGTTTCAGGTGCGGGACGCAGTTGCCAGTGGCCGGCTCACGCGCCTGTTTGCAGATTGGAACATTCCTTCTCTGCCGTTTTATGCCGTGCATACTGGCCCACGTACGTTACCTTTGCGTACCCGGACAGTTCTGGATTTTCTGATAGAAGTTTCTGCAGATCTTCTGCGTGAAGGCAAACTTCATCAGGCTGTTTAA
- a CDS encoding AAA family ATPase, translating to MKGLLPALNRLMPLMMVIFLVLASIQIALSLHLSLHSITHVLQWCAPAWPILAVSGIILTVAGLLFETRAEKLARKGLLRRRGFIMDVLARLTNRAALEEMMAREQRETTIDAEELAANLRARVIGQDQVCEDVAVQLRRRLALQVRGKPVGIFLLAGPPGTGKTYLAKQLARQLERPLLHFDMTQMSSPHAATQLFGSPKGYVGSDTYGKLTGGLKEKPDAVVLLDEIEKAHPDVFKKFLTAWNDGHITEASTGQQISTVRAIFVLTSNIATDALTEIADRLHDDPDRMRAESVEALRQAGFAPEVLNRLDRIFVFRALQGLDIARVAALEIETMIESYGLKVETGGIDATLLMDVMRRQSRMGDAASARDLVRSIEDMISESLIVARQQGANMVRLVKEDDGAVVAKVADNRTDEGDGIHARLIP from the coding sequence ATGAAGGGACTGTTACCCGCCCTAAACCGGCTGATGCCGTTAATGATGGTAATCTTTCTGGTGCTTGCCAGCATACAGATTGCCCTCAGCCTGCATCTTTCCCTGCATTCCATTACGCACGTTTTGCAGTGGTGCGCACCCGCATGGCCGATTTTGGCCGTAAGTGGCATTATACTTACAGTAGCGGGGCTGCTGTTTGAAACACGCGCCGAAAAGCTGGCGCGCAAAGGGCTTTTACGCCGACGGGGATTCATCATGGACGTTCTTGCCAGACTGACCAACCGCGCCGCACTGGAAGAAATGATGGCGCGCGAGCAGCGTGAAACCACCATTGATGCGGAAGAACTGGCAGCCAACCTGCGCGCCCGCGTTATTGGGCAAGATCAGGTATGTGAGGATGTGGCTGTGCAATTGCGCCGCCGCCTTGCCTTGCAGGTACGTGGTAAACCAGTAGGCATTTTTCTGTTGGCAGGCCCTCCAGGCACAGGCAAAACCTATCTGGCCAAGCAGCTTGCCCGCCAGCTTGAACGCCCCTTGCTGCATTTTGACATGACACAGATGAGCAGCCCCCACGCTGCAACTCAGTTGTTTGGCTCCCCCAAAGGCTATGTGGGTTCAGACACTTACGGAAAGCTGACCGGCGGCCTGAAGGAAAAACCGGATGCCGTTGTGCTGCTGGATGAAATTGAAAAAGCACATCCAGATGTGTTCAAAAAATTCCTGACAGCTTGGAACGACGGACACATTACCGAAGCCTCTACAGGACAGCAGATTTCTACCGTGCGTGCCATTTTTGTGCTGACATCCAACATTGCCACGGATGCTCTAACAGAAATTGCAGACCGCCTGCATGATGACCCAGACCGTATGCGTGCCGAATCGGTAGAAGCCCTGCGTCAGGCCGGATTTGCCCCGGAAGTTCTAAACCGGTTGGATCGGATTTTTGTCTTCCGTGCGCTACAGGGGCTGGATATTGCCCGCGTGGCCGCACTGGAAATTGAAACCATGATTGAAAGCTACGGCCTGAAAGTAGAAACCGGTGGGATTGATGCCACCTTGCTGATGGATGTTATGCGCCGCCAGAGCCGCATGGGGGATGCAGCCTCTGCCCGCGATCTGGTGCGCTCCATTGAAGATATGATCAGCGAATCCCTGATCGTGGCCCGCCAGCAGGGTGCCAATATGGTACGGTTGGTGAAGGAAGATGATGGCGCAGTGGTTGCAAAAGTGGCGGATAACCGCACGGATGAAGGTGATGGCATTCATGCTCGTCTGATTCCATAA
- the rimP gene encoding ribosome maturation factor RimP — translation MALTAAFFALDTDLSTHSGLEARVAALIAPAVEDMGYEIVRVAVLGRERPTVQIMADCKDGSLINVEDCERISHAVGAVLDVEDPIPGAWTLEVSSAGIDRPLPRAKDWNRFAGHQAKAEVLLPVNGRRRFSGTVLGSDGTVARMRLDDGTEVALPLEELRRARLVLTDALIEASARMVQSAPGTDPAQKNDDDSSGPKVH, via the coding sequence GTGGCCTTGACGGCCGCCTTTTTTGCATTGGATACAGACCTTTCTACTCACTCTGGCCTAGAAGCCCGCGTTGCTGCGCTGATAGCCCCTGCCGTTGAGGATATGGGTTATGAGATTGTGCGTGTTGCTGTGCTGGGGCGTGAGCGTCCGACCGTGCAGATCATGGCAGACTGCAAAGATGGCTCCCTGATTAATGTGGAAGATTGTGAACGGATCAGCCACGCGGTAGGTGCCGTGCTGGATGTTGAAGACCCCATTCCCGGGGCATGGACGCTGGAAGTTTCCTCTGCCGGGATAGATCGGCCCCTCCCCCGTGCGAAGGACTGGAACCGCTTTGCCGGGCACCAGGCCAAGGCAGAAGTTCTGCTGCCGGTAAATGGGCGCCGCCGCTTTTCCGGCACGGTTCTGGGGTCTGATGGAACTGTTGCGCGGATGCGTCTGGATGATGGCACAGAAGTTGCCTTGCCGCTGGAAGAACTCCGGCGTGCACGGTTGGTGCTGACAGATGCTCTGATTGAAGCTAGTGCCCGTATGGTGCAATCTGCGCCCGGCACTGATCCCGCCCAGAAGAATGACGACGATTCTTCCGGGCCCAAGGTGCATTGA
- the nusA gene encoding transcription termination factor NusA, with the protein MDTSVSRPELLLVADAVSREKGIEREEVLEAMEQAIQKAGRAKYGHEKDIRATIDRKTGDVRLSRWTEVVDEVENEDTQIALSIARKFRPEIQAGEYLIDPLPPIDFGRIAAQTAKQVIVQRVREYERKRQYNEFKDRVGEIVNGTVKRTEYGNLLVEIGSAEALLRRDELIPRETFRNSDRVRAYIYDVRDEPRGPQIFLSRTHPVFLAKLFAQEVPEIYDGIIEIKAVARDPGSRAKMAVISRDASIDPVGACVGMRGSRVQAVVAELQGEKIDIIPWSPQAATFVVNALAPAEVSKVVMDEEAGRVEVVVPDEQLSLAIGRRGQNVRLASQLTRWDIDILTEAEESERRQEEFRRRTALFVEALDVDDVIAGLLVTEDFHSIEELAFADPDELIGIEGFDESVVQELVQRAESYLVQQEQKLDDRRKELGVVDDIADMGVFTNQMLVTLGEKGVKTLDDLADLAGDELVEILGTDAIEEDAANEIIMAARAHWFEDENQQPSDTKEGEANA; encoded by the coding sequence ATGGATACCTCTGTTTCCCGTCCTGAACTTTTGCTGGTTGCAGACGCTGTCTCGCGCGAGAAAGGTATTGAGCGTGAAGAAGTGCTGGAAGCCATGGAACAGGCGATCCAGAAAGCCGGACGCGCCAAATATGGGCACGAAAAGGACATTCGTGCCACCATCGACCGCAAGACAGGTGATGTGCGCCTTTCCCGCTGGACGGAAGTGGTGGACGAAGTGGAAAATGAAGATACGCAGATTGCGCTCTCCATTGCCCGCAAGTTTCGCCCTGAAATTCAGGCAGGCGAATATCTAATCGATCCGCTGCCCCCGATTGATTTTGGGCGTATTGCCGCGCAAACTGCCAAGCAGGTGATTGTGCAGCGCGTGCGTGAATATGAACGCAAGCGCCAGTATAACGAATTCAAGGATCGCGTAGGCGAAATCGTAAACGGCACCGTTAAGCGGACCGAATACGGCAACCTGCTGGTTGAAATTGGTTCGGCAGAAGCACTGCTCCGGCGTGATGAGCTGATCCCGCGTGAAACGTTCCGCAACTCAGATCGCGTGCGCGCCTACATCTATGATGTGCGTGATGAGCCGCGTGGGCCGCAGATTTTCCTTTCCCGCACACATCCAGTCTTTTTGGCCAAGTTGTTTGCGCAGGAAGTGCCGGAAATTTATGATGGCATTATTGAAATTAAAGCTGTTGCGCGTGACCCCGGTTCTCGCGCCAAAATGGCTGTGATTTCTCGTGATGCTTCTATCGATCCTGTTGGGGCTTGCGTAGGTATGCGCGGTTCCCGTGTGCAGGCCGTTGTGGCCGAACTGCAGGGCGAAAAAATTGATATCATCCCGTGGAGCCCGCAGGCCGCTACCTTTGTGGTGAATGCGCTGGCACCTGCTGAAGTTAGCAAAGTGGTGATGGATGAAGAAGCCGGTCGCGTAGAAGTGGTTGTGCCGGATGAGCAGCTTTCTCTGGCTATTGGTCGCCGTGGGCAGAATGTCCGTCTCGCCAGCCAGTTGACACGTTGGGATATTGATATCCTGACAGAAGCGGAAGAATCCGAACGCCGTCAGGAAGAGTTCCGCCGTCGGACAGCGCTGTTTGTTGAAGCTCTGGATGTGGATGATGTGATTGCAGGTCTGCTGGTTACAGAAGACTTCCACTCCATCGAAGAACTGGCTTTTGCAGATCCAGATGAGCTGATCGGCATTGAAGGATTTGACGAGTCGGTGGTTCAGGAGCTGGTTCAGCGTGCTGAATCTTACCTCGTTCAGCAGGAACAAAAGCTGGATGATCGGCGGAAAGAGCTAGGTGTTGTGGACGATATTGCCGATATGGGCGTGTTTACAAACCAGATGCTTGTGACATTGGGTGAAAAAGGTGTAAAAACCTTAGACGACCTTGCAGATCTAGCTGGTGATGAACTGGTTGAGATCTTGGGCACCGATGCCATTGAGGAAGATGCCGCCAATGAAATTATCATGGCAGCACGTGCTCATTGGTTTGAGGATGAAAATCAGCAGCCTTCCGATACCAAGGAAGGTGAGGCCAACGCCTGA
- a CDS encoding RNA-binding protein, translating to MGGDFLPETEEKGSLRRCAVTREEGEPSLMIRFVISPSGEVVPDLDARLPGRGIWLSPRRDVIEQARVRGVFSRAARQQVKVPEDIVARVEAGLLRRMSELVGLARRAGQATSGFMKVREWLVQRKAAIVVHALDGSREERERLVSGQRDIPVVEALSSEDLAKIFGRERVVNVALSAGGLAQRLRCENKRFTRVAEGGPRMPRTFPAHGCEQAGQ from the coding sequence GTGGGTGGTGATTTCTTGCCAGAAACAGAAGAGAAAGGCAGCCTTCGGAGGTGCGCGGTAACGCGTGAAGAAGGCGAACCTTCTTTAATGATCCGGTTTGTGATTTCACCATCTGGTGAAGTGGTGCCTGATCTAGATGCACGTCTGCCGGGGCGGGGAATATGGTTGAGCCCCCGCCGGGATGTGATAGAACAGGCGCGTGTTCGGGGCGTTTTTTCACGCGCCGCACGCCAGCAGGTTAAGGTGCCGGAAGATATAGTGGCTCGTGTAGAAGCAGGGCTGCTCCGGCGGATGAGTGAACTTGTGGGGCTGGCTCGCAGAGCTGGTCAGGCTACAAGTGGATTTATGAAGGTGCGGGAATGGCTGGTGCAGCGCAAAGCTGCGATTGTTGTTCACGCGCTGGATGGAAGCAGGGAAGAGCGGGAGAGGCTGGTTTCCGGCCAACGCGATATTCCTGTCGTTGAGGCGTTGTCATCTGAAGATCTGGCAAAGATTTTTGGGCGGGAACGAGTGGTGAACGTAGCGCTTTCAGCCGGTGGGCTGGCTCAGCGTTTACGTTGTGAGAATAAGCGTTTTACGAGGGTTGCTGAAGGCGGCCCTCGCATGCCTCGGACCTTTCCGGCGCATGGGTGTGAACAGGCGGGTCAATGA
- the infB gene encoding translation initiation factor IF-2: MSEGKDQDQGKGRLSLRPAGRSEVGRTVDAGSVRQSFSHGRSKVVQVEVRKKRGAGPGGSGGRAGGARGGGRTLTAAELAIRQRVLAEQKKAAEEAVRREAEQREAEKIRILSAAEEARRKKEEDKRAAEEAEAAKVAAEEDERKSRIDSIQPIAVKEPVVSAVPIPGEVTLAPPVGRLRPLAERAIMPAKPLKPVPSRSQPAEAKEKEPAAAQTLRLRSGRDMESDDAPRRGASRKAPPGNHRKSGGGRKSDVGGGRRAGRIDVQAAIEGDDDKTRSLASVRRQRERERRQAELERLRSDQVKVVRDVILPENITVQELANRMAARQGEVIKALMKMGVMATVTQTIDADTAELIVEEFGHRVRRVSEADVELGIEGMEDAPEALRPRPPVVTIMGHVDHGKTSLLDALRTTDVAGGEAGGITQHIGAYQVTLPSGSKITFLDTPGHEAFTAMRARGASITDVVVLVVAADDGVMPQTVEAIKHAKAANVPMIVAINKIDKPGAKPDRVRQELLSHEIVVESMGGDVQDIEVSALKRIGLDKLEEAILLQAEILELKANPDRAAEGAVIESRLDRGRGSVASVLVQKGTLHKGDIVVAGTEWGRVRALLDDRGRQVTDAGPSMPVEVLGLSGVPSAGAPFVVVENENRAREISEFRQRKLKEHQVAGQVAARGTLDQMLARIQAGDQKEVSVLIKADVQGSAEAIQTTVLKLANEEVGVRVLNASVGQITESDVQLGKASDAVIIAFNVRATAQARQLAQREGVDIRYYSIIYQVADDVEQLVRGKQAPKHREKFLGYAEIRRVFEISKVGKVAGCYVTEGVVKRGCGVRLLRDGVVVHEGDLSQLKRFKDDVKEVSKGYECGLSFAGYNDLREGDVVECFESELVPA, encoded by the coding sequence ATGAGCGAAGGCAAGGATCAGGATCAGGGTAAGGGGCGTTTGTCCCTTCGGCCGGCAGGGCGTTCGGAGGTCGGACGGACGGTTGATGCCGGGTCCGTGCGGCAGAGTTTCAGTCATGGCCGTTCCAAGGTTGTGCAGGTTGAAGTGCGCAAAAAACGTGGTGCCGGCCCGGGTGGTTCTGGCGGACGTGCCGGTGGAGCGCGCGGTGGCGGTCGTACGCTAACAGCCGCTGAACTGGCCATCCGGCAGCGTGTGCTGGCGGAACAGAAAAAAGCAGCGGAAGAAGCTGTCCGGCGTGAAGCTGAACAGCGCGAAGCTGAAAAAATCCGTATTCTTTCGGCTGCTGAAGAAGCACGCCGTAAGAAAGAGGAAGATAAGCGCGCGGCTGAAGAAGCCGAAGCAGCAAAGGTTGCTGCTGAAGAGGATGAGCGCAAATCGCGCATCGATTCCATTCAGCCTATTGCCGTGAAAGAACCAGTTGTTTCTGCTGTGCCCATTCCGGGTGAAGTAACGCTGGCTCCGCCGGTTGGGCGTCTGCGTCCGTTGGCTGAACGTGCAATTATGCCAGCCAAGCCGCTAAAGCCTGTTCCTTCACGCTCTCAGCCTGCTGAAGCTAAGGAAAAAGAACCAGCGGCTGCGCAAACCCTGCGTCTGCGTAGTGGCCGTGATATGGAAAGTGACGATGCGCCGCGCCGTGGCGCATCTCGCAAGGCACCTCCTGGCAACCATCGTAAAAGCGGTGGTGGGCGTAAGTCCGATGTTGGTGGTGGTCGCCGTGCAGGCCGTATTGACGTGCAGGCCGCGATTGAAGGTGATGACGACAAGACGCGTTCACTCGCATCTGTCCGTCGTCAGCGCGAACGTGAACGCCGTCAAGCTGAACTGGAACGCCTGCGTTCCGATCAGGTTAAGGTCGTGCGTGATGTGATTCTGCCGGAAAACATTACTGTGCAGGAACTGGCAAATCGTATGGCGGCCCGTCAGGGTGAAGTTATCAAAGCGCTGATGAAAATGGGCGTGATGGCAACGGTTACCCAGACCATTGATGCGGATACAGCTGAACTGATTGTTGAAGAATTCGGCCACCGTGTGCGCCGTGTTTCTGAAGCAGACGTTGAATTGGGGATTGAAGGTATGGAAGACGCACCCGAAGCTCTGCGTCCACGTCCGCCAGTTGTTACAATCATGGGTCACGTTGACCACGGTAAGACATCTCTGCTGGATGCTCTGCGCACAACAGACGTTGCGGGTGGAGAAGCTGGCGGTATTACCCAGCATATTGGGGCTTATCAGGTTACACTGCCTTCTGGTTCCAAGATCACATTCCTGGATACCCCGGGTCATGAAGCCTTCACGGCTATGCGTGCTCGCGGTGCATCCATTACGGACGTGGTGGTGCTGGTTGTGGCGGCTGATGATGGTGTTATGCCTCAGACGGTTGAAGCCATTAAACACGCCAAGGCTGCAAACGTGCCGATGATTGTTGCTATCAACAAAATCGACAAGCCGGGCGCCAAGCCTGATCGGGTGCGCCAGGAACTTCTGAGCCACGAAATTGTGGTGGAATCCATGGGCGGTGACGTTCAAGATATCGAAGTTTCCGCTCTTAAGCGTATTGGTCTGGACAAGCTGGAAGAAGCTATTCTTCTGCAGGCAGAAATTCTGGAACTGAAAGCAAACCCGGATCGGGCCGCTGAAGGTGCCGTTATTGAAAGCCGTCTGGATCGTGGCCGCGGTTCTGTTGCTTCTGTGCTGGTGCAAAAAGGCACGCTGCATAAAGGCGATATCGTGGTGGCTGGCACCGAATGGGGCCGGGTGCGTGCTCTGCTAGATGATCGTGGCCGCCAGGTTACGGATGCAGGGCCTTCCATGCCGGTTGAAGTGCTGGGTCTTTCAGGTGTGCCATCTGCTGGTGCTCCGTTCGTGGTAGTTGAAAACGAAAACCGCGCTCGTGAGATTTCCGAGTTCCGTCAGCGTAAGCTGAAAGAACATCAGGTGGCTGGTCAGGTTGCTGCACGTGGTACGCTGGATCAGATGCTAGCCCGTATTCAGGCGGGTGATCAGAAAGAAGTTTCTGTTCTGATCAAAGCAGATGTTCAGGGTTCTGCGGAAGCTATCCAGACAACCGTGCTTAAGCTGGCAAATGAAGAAGTGGGCGTTCGCGTTCTCAATGCTTCTGTTGGCCAGATTACGGAAAGCGATGTGCAGCTTGGCAAGGCATCGGATGCAGTCATTATTGCATTCAACGTGCGTGCCACAGCGCAGGCGCGCCAACTGGCACAGCGTGAAGGTGTGGATATCCGCTACTATTCCATCATCTATCAGGTTGCTGATGATGTGGAACAGCTTGTGCGCGGTAAGCAGGCACCTAAGCATCGTGAAAAGTTCCTTGGCTATGCCGAAATCCGCCGTGTGTTCGAAATCAGCAAGGTGGGCAAAGTGGCTGGCTGTTACGTTACGGAAGGCGTTGTCAAACGCGGCTGTGGCGTGCGTCTGCTGCGTGATGGCGTAGTGGTTCATGAAGGTGATTTGAGCCAGCTCAAGCGCTTCAAGGACGATGTGAAGGAAGTCAGCAAGGGTTACGAATGTGGCCTTTCCTTTGCAGGCTACAATGATCTGCGCGAAGGCGATGTGGTGGAATGCTTTGAAAGTGAGCTGGTTCCAGCATGA
- the rbfA gene encoding 30S ribosome-binding factor RbfA: MSRKNGSGSKVAGPAGYLAGLAPSGPSQRQLRVGEEVRRVLAELFARTTFRDPDLVDVSLTVTEIRLSPDFRHATVFITRLGRSDVSELLPALKRVAPWLRTQLAHKIRARTVPELHFQPDTALDTAMHMDTLLRSPEVQRDLDASSEDEESEN; the protein is encoded by the coding sequence ATGAGCCGTAAGAACGGATCAGGCAGTAAAGTAGCAGGGCCGGCGGGGTATCTCGCCGGTCTTGCTCCATCTGGCCCCTCTCAGCGTCAGTTGCGGGTAGGGGAAGAAGTGCGGCGTGTGCTGGCTGAACTTTTTGCCCGCACCACGTTTCGTGATCCGGATCTGGTAGATGTTTCCCTTACGGTAACAGAGATTCGGCTTTCTCCAGATTTTCGTCATGCAACTGTTTTTATTACCCGTTTGGGGCGTAGCGATGTTTCTGAACTTCTGCCCGCTTTAAAACGGGTGGCTCCATGGCTTAGAACACAGCTTGCGCATAAAATACGTGCGCGTACTGTGCCTGAGCTTCACTTCCAGCCAGATACAGCGCTGGATACGGCTATGCATATGGATACACTGCTGCGCTCTCCAGAAGTGCAGCGTGATTTGGATGCTTCGTCGGAAGATGAAGAATCGGAAAACTAG
- a CDS encoding Lrp/AsnC family transcriptional regulator: MPDRVTEAILRHLEHNGRLSNAELAAKVGLSPSACLRRVRILEQQGTIQGYHAIIARQKSPAVATIIVQITLEKQTEECLRRFESRIKECADVKECYLMTGDADYLLRVEARDMQDYERIHKEELSRMPGVVRIQSNFAIRPIVQQGKCS; encoded by the coding sequence ATGCCAGATCGCGTAACCGAAGCCATTTTGCGACACCTTGAACATAATGGTCGCCTTAGCAATGCGGAACTGGCTGCAAAAGTTGGCCTTTCTCCATCTGCTTGTCTGCGCCGTGTGCGCATACTTGAACAACAGGGCACCATACAAGGCTATCACGCCATTATTGCCCGGCAGAAAAGCCCGGCAGTTGCCACCATTATTGTGCAAATCACCTTGGAAAAGCAGACAGAAGAGTGCCTTCGGCGTTTTGAAAGCCGCATTAAAGAATGCGCTGATGTTAAGGAGTGTTACCTGATGACAGGTGATGCTGATTATCTACTGCGTGTAGAAGCCCGAGACATGCAGGATTACGAACGTATCCACAAAGAGGAATTATCCCGCATGCCGGGTGTTGTGCGTATTCAAAGCAATTTTGCCATTCGCCCCATTGTACAACAGGGCAAATGTAGCTGA